One Cellulosimicrobium protaetiae genomic region harbors:
- a CDS encoding PH domain-containing protein: MTDPARDAAPRGTGPFDPPGIEWTRVSPRLITARLLSVGITLAVPAVAVIVLAILFPHWWQGLVLGVLALLGLWAVLLVPRQVRAIGYAERDDDLLIRQGIMFRQLVVVPYGRMQYVDVQAGPLARKLGIAQVQLHTASASTDATIDGLEPAEAERLRDRLASRGESRLAGL, translated from the coding sequence ATGACCGACCCTGCACGGGACGCCGCTCCCCGCGGCACCGGCCCCTTCGACCCGCCCGGCATCGAGTGGACACGCGTGTCGCCCCGGCTGATCACCGCCCGCCTGCTCTCGGTGGGCATCACGCTCGCCGTGCCCGCCGTCGCGGTGATCGTGCTCGCGATCCTCTTCCCGCACTGGTGGCAGGGGCTCGTGCTGGGCGTGCTCGCACTCCTCGGGCTGTGGGCGGTCCTCCTCGTCCCGCGCCAGGTGCGGGCGATCGGGTACGCGGAGCGCGACGACGACCTGCTCATCCGCCAGGGCATCATGTTCCGCCAGCTCGTCGTGGTGCCCTACGGCCGCATGCAGTACGTCGACGTCCAGGCCGGGCCGCTCGCGCGCAAGCTCGGGATCGCGCAGGTCCAGCTCCACACGGCGTCGGCGTCCACCGACGCGACGATCGACGGCCTGGAGCCCGCCGAGGCGGAGCGTCTGCGCGACCGGCTCGCGTCGCGCGGCGAGTCGAGGCTGGCGGGCCTGTGA
- a CDS encoding Rossmann-like and DUF2520 domain-containing protein, producing MSTAVARPGRLGVGVVGAGRVGAVLGSALRATGHAVVGASGVSDASRERIETLLPGVPVLEVPQVVERAELVLLAVPDDALGDLVRGLADVGAWQPGQIVVHTSGRYGTAVLDPARSAGAIPLALHPAMTFTGTSLDLARLEGTTFAVTAPGPVLPIGQALVVELGGEPVVVAEESRGLYHAALAHGANHLVVLVAQAAQALEAAGVDQPGRALAPLLAAALDGATRGADAGAGSGTGAGAGALLGLTGPVVRGDVGTVREHLAALDALAATSDAADVPPSYRALSRAATHRALAGGRLDERAARALLDALVAEPADGPDARPDARPDAQPHDPHEGTV from the coding sequence GTGAGCACGGCGGTCGCGCGGCCCGGGCGCCTCGGGGTCGGCGTCGTCGGCGCGGGCCGGGTCGGCGCGGTGCTCGGCAGCGCGCTCCGCGCGACCGGTCACGCCGTCGTCGGGGCGAGCGGGGTGTCCGACGCGTCGCGCGAGCGCATCGAGACCCTCCTGCCCGGCGTGCCGGTGCTGGAGGTCCCGCAGGTCGTCGAGCGCGCGGAGCTCGTGCTCCTCGCCGTGCCCGACGACGCGCTGGGCGACCTGGTCCGCGGCCTCGCCGACGTGGGCGCCTGGCAGCCGGGGCAGATCGTCGTGCACACGTCCGGTCGCTACGGGACCGCGGTGCTCGACCCGGCGCGCAGCGCGGGCGCGATCCCGCTCGCGCTGCACCCCGCCATGACCTTCACGGGCACGTCGCTCGACCTCGCACGGCTCGAGGGCACGACGTTCGCCGTCACGGCGCCGGGGCCGGTCCTGCCGATCGGGCAGGCGCTCGTCGTGGAGCTCGGCGGTGAGCCCGTCGTCGTGGCCGAGGAGTCCCGCGGGCTCTACCACGCGGCGCTCGCGCACGGCGCGAACCACCTCGTCGTGCTCGTCGCGCAGGCGGCGCAGGCGCTCGAGGCCGCGGGCGTCGACCAGCCGGGCCGCGCGCTCGCCCCGCTGCTCGCCGCCGCGCTCGACGGCGCGACCCGCGGCGCGGACGCGGGCGCCGGATCGGGCACGGGGGCGGGCGCCGGCGCGCTCCTCGGCCTCACCGGCCCCGTGGTGCGCGGCGACGTCGGCACGGTCCGCGAGCACCTCGCCGCTCTGGACGCGCTCGCCGCGACGAGCGACGCGGCCGACGTGCCGCCGTCGTACCGGGCGCTGAGCCGCGCCGCGACCCACCGCGCCCTCGCGGGCGGACGCCTCGACGAGCGGGCGGCCCGGGCGCTCCTCGACGCGCTCGTCGCGGAACCCGCCGACGGGCCGGACGCTCGGCCCGACGCCCGGCCCGACGCACAGCCCCACGACCCGCACGAAGGAACGGTATGA
- a CDS encoding PH domain-containing protein, with amino-acid sequence MSEAPATDDLVWHRVHPVTPLVRGWTVIAVLLVVVGQQTLNGLPEGENLLEGNRWWMILLGILAVGLVGLGYSALAWRMTSYAVDDESVHLRTGVLFRQQRKARLDRLQAIDIVQPLLARFFGLAELKLEVAGGADSGVKLGFLKEAEAKRLRNDLLARAAGLRVARERPAGAPAAGPVGLADGSTPADGAGGAEPGATPAGEDLLVAPEAPEQPVTAVGPGRLVASLVRSGATVGLVLGILAIAGVVIGTREISVLFSALPAVLGFGGYLFSRFTGEFGFRSAISPDGIRLRHGLLETRSQTIPPGRVQAVRLRQGPFWRGPDWWRVDVNVAGYGVSTDGSEAKSVLLPVGTRDEALAALWLVLPDLGTADPRGLLDEGLSGLDAGEHFTVTPRRARLLDLVSWRRNGFTVTDRALVLRGGRVFRSLVVVPHERTQSLGLEQGPLQRRFDVATFAVHSTPGPVAPKVWHLDSVDAARLLDTQAARAREARAHAGPELWMRRDEVPLAADAVPAASATTASPTASPTASPAATTAVLADDLVEDPAAVGTDDEPDRGPGAVPVDGRPGDGAQP; translated from the coding sequence GTGAGCGAGGCTCCGGCCACCGACGACCTCGTGTGGCACCGGGTGCACCCGGTCACCCCGCTCGTGCGCGGCTGGACGGTCATCGCGGTCCTGCTCGTCGTCGTCGGGCAGCAGACGCTCAACGGCCTGCCCGAGGGGGAGAACCTCCTCGAGGGCAACCGCTGGTGGATGATCCTCCTCGGCATCCTCGCGGTCGGGCTCGTGGGGCTCGGGTACTCGGCGCTCGCGTGGCGCATGACGAGCTACGCGGTCGACGACGAGTCCGTCCACCTGCGCACCGGTGTGCTGTTCCGGCAGCAGCGCAAGGCGCGGCTGGACCGGCTCCAGGCGATCGACATCGTGCAGCCCCTCCTGGCGCGGTTCTTCGGCCTCGCGGAGCTCAAGCTCGAGGTTGCCGGGGGCGCGGACTCCGGCGTGAAGCTCGGGTTCCTCAAGGAGGCCGAGGCCAAGCGCCTGCGCAACGACCTCCTCGCGCGCGCCGCGGGGCTGCGGGTCGCTCGGGAGCGCCCGGCCGGCGCCCCGGCGGCGGGTCCGGTCGGGCTCGCGGACGGCTCGACACCGGCCGACGGCGCGGGCGGTGCGGAGCCGGGCGCCACGCCGGCGGGCGAGGACCTGCTCGTCGCGCCCGAGGCGCCCGAGCAGCCCGTCACCGCCGTCGGGCCGGGGCGGCTCGTCGCGTCGCTCGTGCGGTCCGGCGCGACGGTCGGGCTCGTGCTCGGGATCCTGGCGATCGCCGGGGTCGTGATCGGCACGCGGGAGATCAGCGTGCTGTTCAGCGCGCTGCCGGCGGTCCTCGGGTTCGGCGGGTACCTCTTCTCGCGGTTCACGGGCGAGTTCGGCTTCCGCTCGGCGATCTCGCCGGACGGCATCCGGCTGCGGCACGGCCTCCTGGAGACCCGGTCGCAGACCATCCCGCCCGGCCGCGTCCAGGCCGTCCGGCTGCGCCAGGGACCGTTCTGGCGCGGGCCGGACTGGTGGCGCGTGGACGTCAACGTCGCGGGCTACGGCGTGAGCACGGACGGGTCGGAGGCCAAGAGCGTCCTGCTGCCGGTGGGCACGCGCGACGAGGCGCTCGCCGCGCTCTGGCTCGTGCTGCCCGACCTGGGGACCGCGGACCCCCGTGGCCTCCTCGACGAGGGCCTGTCCGGCCTCGACGCCGGGGAGCACTTCACCGTGACCCCTCGCCGCGCGCGCCTGCTCGACCTCGTGTCGTGGCGGCGCAACGGCTTCACGGTCACCGACCGCGCGCTCGTGCTGCGCGGCGGGCGGGTGTTCCGCAGCCTCGTCGTCGTGCCGCACGAGCGCACGCAGTCGCTCGGCCTCGAGCAGGGTCCGTTGCAGCGCCGGTTCGACGTCGCGACGTTCGCGGTGCACTCGACGCCCGGCCCGGTCGCGCCGAAGGTCTGGCACCTCGACTCGGTCGACGCCGCGCGCCTCCTCGACACGCAGGCCGCGCGCGCCCGCGAGGCGCGTGCGCACGCGGGCCCGGAGCTGTGGATGCGCCGCGACGAGGTCCCCCTGGCGGCGGACGCCGTCCCCGCTGCGTCCGCCACCACAGCCAGCCCCACAGCCAGCCCCACAGCCAGCCCCGCGGCCACCACCGCAGTCCTCGCCGACGACCTCGTCGAGGACCCTGCCGCGGTCGGCACGGACGACGAGCCGGACCGTGGACCCGGAGCGGTGCCCGTCGACGGACGACCGGGGGACGGAGCGCAGCCGTGA
- a CDS encoding DUF3180 domain-containing protein, translated as MRRTSVRTLVLVAVATAVVGWFVVRLLQGRGTHLPPVPWVVDVAVVALAAGVFWAGWTVRAYQRGKRPSLDAIRAARTFVLAKAAALTGALLVGWYGAQVLVALPDLSIEAQRDRAVAAGIAVACAVVLAVVGVVAERFCQLPPDDRGEGREGATTREDPETPGASTPA; from the coding sequence ATGCGGCGCACGTCGGTCCGCACCCTGGTGCTCGTCGCGGTCGCCACGGCGGTCGTGGGCTGGTTCGTCGTGCGGCTCCTCCAGGGGCGCGGGACGCACCTTCCCCCGGTGCCGTGGGTCGTCGACGTGGCGGTCGTCGCGCTCGCGGCGGGAGTCTTCTGGGCGGGGTGGACCGTGCGCGCCTACCAGCGGGGCAAGCGCCCCTCGCTCGACGCGATCCGGGCAGCACGCACGTTCGTCCTCGCCAAGGCCGCCGCGCTGACGGGTGCGCTCCTCGTCGGGTGGTACGGGGCGCAGGTGCTCGTCGCGCTCCCCGACCTCTCGATCGAGGCGCAGCGCGACCGCGCCGTGGCGGCGGGGATCGCGGTCGCCTGCGCGGTCGTGCTGGCCGTCGTCGGCGTCGTGGCCGAGCGGTTCTGCCAGCTCCCGCCCGACGACCGCGGCGAGGGGCGCGAGGGCGCGACGACGCGCGAGGACCCGGAGACCCCGGGAGCGAGCACGCCCGCCTGA
- the folK gene encoding 2-amino-4-hydroxy-6-hydroxymethyldihydropteridine diphosphokinase → MTTAFAGAVLDADGRPFDRIRLTGLSATGHHGVYDHEKEQGQLFRADVVLHLDTRAAASGDDLAQTVSYAGVAEDVVAVLAGSPADLVETVAERIAATILTHDEVVAVDVAVHKPQAPITVPFEDVEVVIRRDRVVVPVVGPLARRSEQHGLRDVQAVGPIPVGSVAPALIHGVGETPVAEDRVELAPAPDVMPPSIPPGTTSVGATVPPPAEGDSHTHDVSGGTVLDDALDGAREAPGADEPTAPVRDVPLPAALEEEPTGTLPPAEEPRPAPYDALLESAAPPAPGAPAPEALPGAAGAQLPTPAPVPTPAEPTAPELPDAGRAVEPPAEQGPEPVLEPAPVDVPVPPVEQPAELPVDAPAPLAAPPQDVTAPAATSEGPDASGAADGSTPTPPAEHDRMDDVPAGFVEVVLALGANLGDAQQTLRDAITDLDRISGLEITEVSPLARTEAVGGPDQPDFLNTVLLARTRLSARDLLHACQAVENAHGRVRDERWGPRTLDVDLVVYGTLTAVADDLELPHPRAHERAFVLEPWSQIDPDAVLPGLGGGPVAALAATAPDRGGIRWLALDWLTDAAPEPAGAGPAVTDGADQAHPAPVAVPVPDPTPGPAPAPPPAPATAPDPEGLDDPYRQRGPEAFVPQAPPVPPETAPGSRAPEPVGLAQPGPQPPAAPSSAPHRALPQPFPQSPPQALPQPGAEHAEPGSQAPAPGTALPVAPPQTTVLPQQPGAPVVAPAAETYPARPVFAPVSQGLAPAADRAPAAAEGAPGSFDELVAPGSAPFPGATHRPTVQPAPEPSAPEDAQTTERGGGAFPVFAPVRVTEPAPVAPAAAADADGIIRSVPFAPAPGGAPTEASAPGPLADSALHPATDPWPPFGPVSGSGQDSAR, encoded by the coding sequence GAGAAGGAGCAGGGCCAGCTCTTCCGCGCCGACGTCGTGCTCCACCTCGACACGCGCGCCGCGGCGAGCGGGGACGACCTCGCCCAGACCGTGAGCTACGCGGGGGTCGCCGAGGACGTGGTCGCGGTGCTCGCGGGCTCGCCCGCCGACCTCGTCGAGACGGTCGCCGAGCGCATCGCCGCGACGATCCTCACGCACGACGAGGTCGTCGCGGTCGACGTGGCGGTGCACAAGCCGCAGGCGCCGATCACGGTCCCGTTCGAGGACGTCGAGGTCGTCATCCGCCGCGACCGCGTCGTCGTGCCGGTCGTCGGACCGCTCGCCCGCCGCTCCGAGCAGCACGGCCTGCGGGACGTGCAGGCTGTGGGACCCATCCCCGTCGGGTCGGTCGCCCCGGCGCTCATCCACGGCGTCGGGGAGACCCCGGTCGCCGAGGACCGGGTGGAGCTGGCCCCGGCGCCCGACGTCATGCCGCCGAGCATCCCCCCGGGCACGACGTCGGTCGGCGCCACCGTCCCGCCGCCCGCGGAGGGGGACTCTCACACGCACGACGTGTCGGGCGGGACGGTCCTCGACGACGCGCTCGACGGGGCCCGCGAGGCGCCCGGTGCGGACGAGCCGACCGCGCCGGTCCGCGACGTGCCGCTCCCCGCGGCCCTCGAGGAGGAACCGACCGGCACCCTCCCGCCCGCCGAGGAGCCGCGCCCGGCGCCGTACGACGCGCTGCTCGAGTCCGCGGCGCCTCCGGCCCCGGGCGCCCCGGCCCCGGAGGCGCTGCCGGGCGCGGCGGGTGCGCAGTTGCCGACACCCGCGCCGGTGCCGACACCCGCCGAGCCGACCGCGCCCGAGCTCCCGGACGCGGGGCGCGCCGTCGAGCCCCCGGCGGAGCAGGGCCCGGAGCCGGTCCTCGAGCCCGCGCCGGTCGACGTGCCCGTGCCGCCGGTCGAGCAGCCGGCCGAGCTGCCGGTCGACGCCCCCGCACCCCTCGCGGCGCCGCCGCAGGACGTCACCGCCCCAGCCGCGACGTCCGAGGGGCCCGACGCGTCGGGCGCCGCCGACGGGTCGACGCCCACGCCGCCCGCCGAGCACGACCGGATGGACGACGTGCCCGCCGGGTTCGTCGAGGTGGTCCTCGCCCTGGGCGCGAACCTCGGCGACGCCCAGCAGACCTTGCGCGACGCGATCACCGACCTCGACCGGATCTCCGGGCTCGAGATCACCGAGGTCTCGCCGCTCGCGCGGACGGAGGCGGTCGGCGGCCCGGACCAGCCCGACTTCCTCAACACCGTCCTGCTCGCGCGCACGCGGCTCTCGGCCCGCGACCTCCTGCACGCGTGCCAGGCCGTCGAGAACGCCCACGGGCGGGTGCGCGACGAGCGCTGGGGCCCCCGGACCCTCGACGTCGACCTCGTCGTGTACGGCACGCTCACGGCCGTCGCCGACGACCTGGAGCTGCCCCACCCCCGTGCGCACGAGCGGGCCTTCGTGCTCGAGCCCTGGTCGCAGATCGACCCGGACGCCGTGCTGCCCGGTCTCGGGGGCGGACCGGTCGCCGCGCTCGCGGCGACCGCACCCGACCGGGGCGGCATCCGCTGGCTCGCCCTCGACTGGCTCACGGACGCCGCTCCGGAGCCTGCCGGCGCAGGACCCGCCGTGACGGACGGCGCCGACCAGGCCCATCCAGCGCCGGTCGCCGTGCCCGTGCCGGATCCGACCCCTGGACCCGCGCCCGCGCCGCCGCCCGCCCCGGCCACGGCACCCGACCCGGAGGGCCTCGACGACCCGTACCGGCAGCGGGGTCCGGAGGCGTTCGTGCCTCAGGCCCCGCCGGTGCCTCCCGAGACGGCGCCCGGCTCTCGGGCCCCGGAGCCCGTCGGCCTGGCGCAGCCCGGCCCGCAGCCTCCCGCGGCGCCCTCGTCGGCACCTCATCGGGCGCTGCCGCAGCCGTTCCCGCAATCGCCCCCGCAGGCGCTCCCGCAGCCGGGTGCCGAGCACGCCGAGCCGGGGTCGCAGGCGCCCGCGCCCGGCACCGCGCTCCCGGTCGCCCCACCGCAGACGACCGTCCTGCCGCAGCAACCCGGCGCGCCCGTCGTGGCCCCCGCGGCGGAGACGTACCCGGCCCGACCGGTCTTCGCACCCGTGTCGCAGGGCCTGGCGCCCGCCGCCGACAGGGCGCCGGCGGCGGCTGAGGGCGCGCCGGGATCCTTCGACGAGCTGGTCGCGCCGGGCTCAGCACCGTTCCCCGGGGCGACGCACCGGCCGACGGTGCAGCCCGCACCCGAGCCCTCGGCCCCGGAGGACGCGCAGACCACCGAGCGTGGTGGCGGGGCGTTCCCGGTGTTCGCCCCGGTCCGCGTCACGGAGCCCGCACCCGTCGCGCCTGCCGCGGCGGCGGACGCCGACGGGATCATCCGGTCGGTGCCGTTCGCCCCGGCCCCGGGCGGCGCCCCCACTGAGGCGTCGGCCCCCGGCCCGCTCGCCGACTCCGCGCTGCACCCGGCCACCGACCCGTGGCCGCCGTTCGGCCCGGTCTCGGGCAGCGGGCAGGACTCCGCGCGCTGA